A genomic region of Dysgonomonadaceae bacterium PH5-43 contains the following coding sequences:
- a CDS encoding glycosyltransferase involved in cell wall biosynthesis (product_source=COG0463; cath_funfam=3.90.550.10; cog=COG0463; pfam=PF00535; superfamily=47345,53448), translating into MKISVVIPIYNVQQFIVRCLKSVLAQTYDNLEIILVNDATPDDSMTVIEDVIQNTSRKNNIKIINHPINKGLAAARNSGVKEATGDYIFFLDSDDEISPNCIELLASLAIDKTIDMVIGEIEVIGNKRNAYPLLQLKDGIYRGNNFILNAFLQRKWYEMAWNKLIKTSLFIEKNVWFTEGILHEDTLWSFQLAMHLQSLAVLNAKTYYYHIQSNSITQKKTQKNIEDSYFLIREIAEEANASRLFIKAPSVAKYLESQRIYFIKNLYRNNLPKQFIEKQKLQLDNLYKQYVWPNKPQTLLSKVKEWGIKFIQETSASYV; encoded by the coding sequence ATGAAAATATCTGTAGTTATACCTATATATAATGTGCAACAATTTATTGTTCGTTGTCTAAAATCCGTTTTGGCTCAGACTTACGATAATTTAGAGATTATTTTAGTAAACGATGCAACTCCCGATGATAGTATGACTGTTATAGAAGATGTTATTCAGAATACTTCTCGAAAGAATAATATAAAAATAATAAATCACCCAATAAATAAGGGCTTAGCAGCAGCTCGAAACTCGGGAGTGAAAGAGGCTACAGGCGATTACATTTTCTTTTTAGATAGTGATGATGAGATTTCTCCTAACTGTATAGAGCTTTTAGCTTCGTTAGCCATAGATAAAACTATTGATATGGTTATAGGAGAGATAGAAGTTATAGGAAATAAAAGAAATGCTTATCCTCTATTGCAGCTTAAAGATGGAATATATAGAGGAAATAACTTTATATTAAATGCTTTTCTTCAACGCAAGTGGTACGAGATGGCTTGGAATAAACTTATAAAAACCTCCCTTTTCATCGAGAAAAACGTTTGGTTTACAGAAGGAATATTGCACGAAGATACACTTTGGTCGTTTCAATTAGCAATGCATTTACAGTCGTTAGCAGTTCTTAATGCTAAAACATATTATTACCATATTCAGAGTAATTCTATTACACAAAAAAAGACACAGAAAAATATAGAAGATTCTTACTTCTTGATAAGAGAAATAGCAGAAGAGGCTAATGCTTCAAGGTTATTTATAAAAGCACCATCGGTAGCTAAATATTTAGAATCTCAAAGAATATATTTTATAAAGAATTTATATCGAAATAATTTACCTAAGCAATTTATTGAAAAACAAAAACTGCAGTTGGATAATTTATATAAACAGTATGTGTGGCCAAATAAACCACAAACACTGTTGTCTAAAGTAAAGGAGTGGGGCATAAAATTTATACAAGAAACGTCTGCTTCTTATGTCTGA